In the genome of Solibacillus silvestris, one region contains:
- a CDS encoding lactoylglutathione lyase: protein MILENHQIAYRNVASKYYNFVPEEIDLAFQDFDQILSSHGYNTADVMFFSIISDPTASVMTAEIFRPIEENEISQISSEEDVNFRSYFSINGMLMTRITDQFDEQSQVKFWELAEHIQQHNFSQSSPYFVEYKRSHSGATYVEMSVGVR from the coding sequence ATGATTTTAGAAAACCATCAAATTGCATACAGAAATGTAGCTTCAAAATATTATAATTTTGTCCCGGAAGAAATTGATCTGGCTTTCCAAGATTTTGATCAAATTTTATCGAGTCATGGATACAATACAGCCGATGTCATGTTTTTTTCTATTATCAGTGACCCGACCGCATCCGTTATGACTGCTGAAATTTTCCGGCCGATCGAAGAGAATGAAATTTCGCAAATAAGTTCTGAAGAAGATGTTAATTTCAGAAGCTATTTTTCAATTAATGGCATGCTGATGACGCGGATTACCGATCAATTTGATGAACAATCTCAAGTAAAGTTTTGGGAACTGGCGGAGCACATACAACAACATAATTTCTCGCAGAGCAGCCCTTACTTTGTAGAATACAAACGCAGTCATTCCGGGGCAACATATGTGGAAATGAGTGTCGGAGTAAGGTGA
- a CDS encoding biotin carboxylase, producing the protein MEIRGLHFDHLIMFRVRDQKENWLEGIKVMEDFPLNHEVYKNGPVLFSFEEEEDGEGLFTYFMPINTEIEFEEGITDFAYLNQYQLNQSLLLRHAQEEFDFRTAYEKVKAYAAAENLSVEDSYICVLLNVYGEYIIDLYVPLKEWSEVQ; encoded by the coding sequence ATGGAGATTCGCGGATTGCATTTCGATCATTTAATTATGTTTCGTGTGAGAGATCAAAAAGAGAACTGGCTTGAAGGAATAAAAGTAATGGAAGATTTTCCGTTAAATCATGAAGTGTATAAAAATGGGCCGGTGCTTTTCTCGTTTGAAGAAGAGGAAGATGGGGAAGGTTTGTTTACTTATTTTATGCCGATTAATACGGAAATCGAATTTGAAGAAGGGATTACCGATTTCGCCTATTTAAATCAATACCAATTGAATCAATCTCTGTTATTGCGCCATGCACAGGAAGAATTCGATTTCAGGACTGCTTATGAGAAAGTAAAAGCGTATGCAGCAGCAGAAAATCTTTCCGTAGAGGATTCATATATCTGTGTACTGTTAAATGTTTACGGAGAATATATCATTGATTTGTATGTCCCATTGAAAGAATGGAGCGAAGTGCAATGA
- a CDS encoding ABC transporter ATPase, with amino-acid sequence MLKKLSEQDFAVLRGPLESGRQSPNSLASVLVLGIFLQALFFYLTYNIAGKYTIYPNFESIKTIHMWLTGIIILLSLLFAIPVVFNKMEKLQYFLSIIMTQNFSVFLFLAPLFLLGEQDAATVESLLNLTWITLSIAGVLFIATWIRFYLLLKKGHYRAGSRNEEMRGKFETKSYIPIAVIGSTALVFLIQFVMKTGSSDLFETIMLVFLPFGIFYTLIFVLPEQLVILYCKIRFKSFNFDINGYLNTERAAKNTRKVKQS; translated from the coding sequence ATGCTAAAAAAACTATCAGAACAAGATTTCGCAGTATTACGAGGACCGCTGGAGTCTGGTAGACAAAGTCCGAATTCGTTGGCATCTGTGCTTGTATTAGGCATTTTCCTGCAGGCACTGTTTTTCTATCTAACTTATAATATTGCAGGTAAATACACAATCTATCCAAATTTCGAAAGCATTAAAACAATTCATATGTGGCTTACAGGAATCATTATTTTATTGTCCCTTCTATTCGCTATTCCTGTCGTTTTTAATAAGATGGAGAAGCTGCAGTACTTCCTGTCGATTATTATGACACAAAATTTTTCTGTATTTTTATTCCTTGCCCCGTTATTTCTTTTAGGGGAACAGGACGCTGCAACAGTTGAATCGCTACTAAATTTAACATGGATTACACTTTCAATTGCAGGTGTATTGTTTATTGCTACGTGGATCCGCTTTTATTTACTTCTAAAAAAAGGTCATTACCGTGCAGGGTCAAGAAACGAGGAAATGCGTGGGAAATTTGAAACGAAATCGTATATTCCAATTGCAGTCATCGGCAGTACAGCGCTTGTTTTTCTTATCCAATTTGTCATGAAAACAGGTTCGTCCGATTTATTTGAAACAATCATGCTAGTCTTTTTACCATTCGGTATTTTTTATACACTCATTTTCGTATTGCCGGAGCAGCTTGTTATACTATATTGCAAAATCAGATTTAAAAGCTTCAACTTTGATATAAACGGTTATCTGAACACGGAAAGAGCAGCCAAAAATACTAGAAAAGTAAAACAAAGTTAG
- a CDS encoding transposase, whose translation MKVLDAENFHSGLARSITMLTRLDTEMKTIETSIQGLIQLEESLKGQGGNAIRTFYRDCHMPFLQFFYLFKNSFQEVLQQTEAALTSLEPDQSGYIQQTFLETGVEQGLNNAKETAEGLTTEANGIMDNVADIVSLPKLNDSAVQSEIQAAKNHRDTTIENLMMFDNSQTAVLAGVESDLAAMSNWIKDLETMITDGLTDVNFPAEHWAQYASTTALLTNLTSQTNPVEEVTEEPVEEKPGDVTSADETVMGHKEDVGNAKKFNTAVNGAVESFGMFMAGKNGGLKMELVRDARTGRNVYRMLASERALHYLRVTPDAKAMREFNYKLPKGNKAWKPKHYQQQANNRATLKFATQKKGQSGWSKVGEAALKEHSSLKYWNDQATIAEKAKTVGKATVAGAGKSFKDAVDVKGIFTNGAAKGFTKALGPVSAGLNYYSNYHNAKDDGLTGAEAHTRATVDTAIDTAVGGAVQAASVALFTAAVPIPGVGTAVGVAVGIFANTLLNKKDKKTGESAMDKIKGWFH comes from the coding sequence ATGAAAGTATTGGATGCAGAAAACTTTCATAGCGGTCTTGCGCGCAGTATAACCATGCTGACTAGACTTGATACCGAAATGAAAACAATTGAGACATCGATACAGGGACTTATTCAGCTTGAGGAATCTTTAAAAGGGCAAGGTGGGAATGCAATACGTACATTTTACCGAGATTGCCATATGCCCTTCTTACAATTTTTTTATCTATTTAAAAACAGTTTTCAGGAAGTTCTTCAGCAAACAGAAGCCGCATTAACCAGCCTCGAACCAGATCAAAGCGGCTATATTCAACAAACATTTCTTGAAACGGGTGTTGAACAAGGTTTGAATAATGCGAAAGAAACTGCGGAGGGCCTAACAACTGAAGCGAATGGAATTATGGACAATGTGGCAGATATTGTTTCATTGCCGAAACTCAATGATTCTGCAGTACAAAGCGAAATCCAGGCTGCCAAAAACCACCGGGATACAACAATTGAAAATTTAATGATGTTTGACAATAGCCAAACAGCTGTGCTTGCAGGAGTGGAAAGCGATCTAGCGGCGATGAGTAATTGGATTAAAGACCTTGAAACGATGATTACAGATGGGTTGACCGATGTGAATTTCCCTGCTGAACATTGGGCGCAATATGCTTCAACGACAGCCCTTTTAACAAATTTAACAAGCCAAACAAATCCAGTCGAAGAAGTGACAGAAGAGCCTGTAGAGGAAAAACCGGGCGATGTCACATCTGCAGACGAAACAGTTATGGGACATAAAGAAGATGTAGGGAATGCAAAGAAATTTAATACCGCGGTCAATGGCGCAGTTGAAAGCTTTGGCATGTTCATGGCAGGGAAAAACGGCGGACTGAAAATGGAGTTGGTGCGTGATGCGAGAACAGGCCGAAATGTATACCGTATGCTTGCCAGTGAACGTGCCCTCCATTATTTACGTGTAACACCGGATGCAAAAGCAATGCGCGAGTTTAATTATAAATTGCCAAAAGGAAATAAAGCATGGAAACCAAAACATTACCAGCAGCAGGCAAATAATCGGGCAACCTTAAAGTTTGCTACGCAAAAAAAGGGACAATCAGGCTGGTCCAAAGTTGGGGAAGCTGCCTTAAAAGAGCATTCATCGCTAAAATACTGGAATGATCAAGCGACCATTGCCGAAAAAGCCAAAACGGTTGGTAAAGCTACTGTAGCAGGTGCGGGTAAGTCATTCAAAGATGCTGTAGATGTAAAAGGGATTTTTACCAATGGGGCTGCAAAAGGATTTACAAAAGCACTTGGCCCTGTATCGGCCGGTCTGAACTACTACAGCAATTACCATAATGCAAAAGATGACGGGCTAACAGGAGCCGAGGCCCACACACGTGCCACAGTGGATACGGCAATCGATACAGCGGTGGGCGGTGCGGTACAAGCTGCAAGTGTTGCATTATTCACAGCCGCTGTTCCAATTCCGGGTGTCGGTACTGCTGTTGGTGTTGCAGTCGGAATCTTCGCCAATACGCTTCTTAACAAAAAAGACAAAAAAACAGGGGAATCGGCCATGGATAAAATTAAAGGCTGGTTCCACTGA
- a CDS encoding type VII secretion protein — protein MKCRKLAVVFGFSILMGVGFEIESGFPLNLETKQVSAATELNNLNPNEFKEKEFKDNKEYLHNESLLDNRKNIREEQKQLDFKPKVLERNEKIKEELFISDFKERKTIAYDSMKYGLFSNEREIVKTKITESIPDDDSKSNGLQFFYIGLLIACIFVVLLWLVPKMVQGDKS, from the coding sequence ATGAAATGTAGGAAATTAGCAGTTGTTTTTGGATTTAGTATATTAATGGGAGTCGGATTCGAAATTGAATCCGGCTTTCCGTTAAATTTAGAGACAAAGCAAGTGTCTGCAGCTACTGAATTGAATAACCTCAATCCCAATGAATTTAAAGAAAAAGAATTTAAAGACAACAAAGAGTATCTTCATAATGAATCCCTGCTGGACAACCGGAAAAATATCCGGGAGGAGCAAAAACAGTTGGATTTCAAGCCAAAAGTATTAGAACGAAACGAGAAAATAAAGGAAGAGCTTTTTATAAGTGATTTTAAAGAACGGAAAACGATTGCTTACGATTCGATGAAATATGGTCTGTTTTCAAATGAAAGAGAAATAGTGAAAACCAAAATAACCGAATCGATTCCTGATGACGACAGCAAAAGCAATGGGCTGCAGTTTTTCTATATTGGTCTCTTGATAGCTTGTATATTCGTTGTCTTGTTATGGCTAGTCCCGAAAATGGTACAGGGTGATAAAAGCTAA
- a CDS encoding type VII secretion protein EssC — protein sequence MSTLIFFYDNYYQSIDLDQLKKNSITVGNNSSDTVTIQSIPFTDGPLQITEDSFGFTVKQNGSQLGKVNPKQFFEWKDSTGKKMLKIILFLSRPSSETYFVGNRTEISLSTIGGQADVVWQSEAEIQQQSFSLLKVGQQWIAELPENTMLYINGQKKQSTKEIQIGDLIFTPFIFFRLVEEDVLEVTSFEKFETIFSIISEPESEMKKKYPIYRRTPRMVYELPKEKVSLSFPSQENDPSNRGLWLIILPPLVMLIVMGIVAVIQPRGIFILITMVMFVMTLITSTVQYFKDRGNEKRKKERRIRIYTAYLENKRQELQQLSEKQRFTMEFHFPKFERMKYLTNQISDRIWERSLESNDFLQLRLGTGIVPSSFTIALNSNDMANREMDDLIEQSQKLEKVYKDISDVPVIANLAKGPIGLIGKERIVKKEIHQIIGQLAFFHSYHDLRFVFIFDEADYENVEWMKWLPHFNIPNMYARGFIYNEKTRDQLLSTIYEMIRERDIKENKENLRFTPHLVFIITNQQLISDHVILEYLEGEHKDLDISVIFAADAKESLSDNIHTLVRYLNDTEGDILIQDKKAVNIPFKLDFHLQDNNEHFARLLRTLDHQTGMTNSIPESITFLEMMDVKEADELQIGDRWMENESSKSLAVPIGLKGKDDLVYLNLHEKAHGPHGLLAGTTGSGKSEFLQTYILSLSVHFHPHEVAFLLIDYKGGGMAQPFRTLPHLLGTITNIEGSVNFTNRALASIRSELKRRQRLFDRYNVTHINDYTGLVKLQLAEEPLPHLFLISDEFAELKNEEPDFIRELVSAARIGRSLGVHLILATQKPGGVIDDQIWSNARFKVALKVQDANDSKEILKNADAASITVTGRGYLQVGNNEVYDLFQSAWSGAPYQSEHIGGEDEVAIVTDLGLIPLSNIAAKESKQKGLSEIEAIVDKIKETQEMYNIEKLKSPWLPPLAERLHKNGITSEIQEHIAMAFVDEPEKQSQLPYYYRVMEDGNLGIFGSTGYGKSTTVLTLLLNIAENYSPEEVHYYLMDFGNGSLLPLKQLPHTADFFLMEEGRKMDKFMRMVRDEIARRKQLLQQLEVGNIKLYNRIADNKLPLIFVVVENFDFIKDEMPDMETYFNQFVRDGQSLGIYMIFTATRISSIRQAVMNNLKTKIVHYLMDHSEAYTILGKTALVPEAIPGRAIIKKDEANFSQLLLPANGDNDFEVIEGIKETVKILKEKYKDHIGPSPIPMLPTNLTVKQLAEYSGLMGQQHLYPIGLDEEFVRPVVVNFLTNKHLLIMGQAQKGKTNVLKVLLTNAVENNVLHIGVFDSFDRSLAMFTDNESISYLESKDDVEEWITQIEGQLSIREMTYANSAIAERKTLQFTPILLVVDDYARFNSGIDAKLQERITKLMKNAGYLGFNFIASGNSTDLTKGYDVLTTEVKQIRQAVLLMKKSDQTLYTLPYDRKEEEIQAGFGYYVLNNKETKIQIPLFDSERKIYS from the coding sequence ATGAGTACACTTATATTTTTTTATGACAACTATTATCAGTCCATAGATTTAGATCAACTAAAAAAGAATTCCATTACAGTAGGGAATAATTCATCTGATACTGTAACAATCCAAAGCATTCCATTTACAGATGGCCCGCTCCAGATTACCGAGGATTCCTTTGGTTTTACGGTAAAACAGAATGGAAGCCAGCTTGGAAAAGTGAATCCTAAGCAATTTTTTGAGTGGAAAGACAGTACCGGTAAAAAAATGCTGAAAATCATTCTCTTTCTTTCAAGACCTTCAAGTGAGACGTATTTTGTAGGGAATAGAACGGAAATTTCTCTTTCTACAATAGGCGGTCAGGCAGACGTTGTTTGGCAATCTGAAGCTGAAATCCAGCAGCAGTCTTTTTCACTGCTGAAGGTGGGGCAACAATGGATTGCTGAACTTCCGGAAAATACTATGCTCTACATAAATGGACAAAAAAAGCAGTCAACTAAGGAAATCCAAATCGGAGACTTGATTTTTACACCATTTATTTTCTTTCGTCTAGTGGAAGAGGATGTTCTGGAAGTGACGAGCTTTGAAAAGTTTGAAACAATTTTTTCGATTATCAGCGAACCTGAATCAGAAATGAAAAAGAAATACCCGATATACAGAAGAACGCCAAGAATGGTCTATGAACTGCCGAAAGAAAAGGTTTCACTGTCATTTCCTTCACAGGAGAACGACCCGTCAAACCGTGGTTTATGGCTCATCATTTTACCGCCGCTTGTCATGCTGATTGTGATGGGGATTGTCGCGGTTATTCAACCACGCGGCATTTTTATACTGATTACGATGGTCATGTTCGTCATGACGCTCATTACATCAACCGTGCAGTATTTTAAAGACCGTGGCAATGAAAAGCGCAAGAAAGAAAGACGTATTCGTATCTATACGGCCTATTTGGAAAACAAACGGCAAGAGTTGCAACAGCTGTCCGAAAAACAGCGCTTTACAATGGAGTTTCACTTTCCTAAATTTGAGCGTATGAAATATTTGACGAATCAGATTTCCGACCGGATTTGGGAACGTTCCTTGGAAAGTAATGATTTTCTGCAATTACGTTTAGGAACAGGAATCGTTCCTTCTAGCTTTACCATTGCCTTGAACTCGAATGATATGGCCAATCGCGAAATGGACGATCTAATCGAACAATCCCAAAAACTTGAAAAAGTATACAAAGATATTTCAGATGTCCCTGTAATAGCGAATTTGGCAAAAGGACCGATTGGACTAATCGGGAAAGAGCGAATTGTAAAAAAGGAAATTCACCAGATTATAGGCCAGCTTGCATTTTTCCACAGCTATCATGATTTGCGCTTTGTTTTTATTTTTGATGAAGCCGATTATGAGAACGTTGAATGGATGAAGTGGCTGCCGCATTTCAATATTCCGAATATGTATGCACGCGGGTTCATCTATAACGAGAAAACCCGAGATCAGCTGCTGTCAACGATTTATGAAATGATTCGCGAGCGCGATATTAAGGAGAACAAAGAAAATCTCCGTTTTACTCCGCATCTTGTTTTCATCATTACAAACCAGCAGTTAATATCTGATCATGTCATTTTGGAATATCTTGAAGGTGAACATAAAGACTTGGACATCTCAGTCATTTTTGCAGCAGATGCAAAGGAAAGTTTGTCGGACAATATTCATACTCTTGTTCGATACTTAAATGATACAGAAGGCGACATATTAATTCAGGATAAAAAAGCGGTAAATATTCCGTTTAAACTTGATTTCCACCTTCAGGATAATAATGAACATTTTGCCCGACTATTAAGGACACTGGATCATCAGACAGGGATGACAAATTCAATTCCTGAAAGTATAACGTTCCTTGAAATGATGGATGTGAAAGAAGCCGATGAACTTCAAATTGGCGATCGCTGGATGGAAAATGAATCCTCCAAGTCCCTTGCTGTACCAATCGGCCTGAAGGGAAAAGATGATCTTGTGTACCTGAATCTTCATGAGAAAGCACATGGACCTCATGGACTATTAGCCGGTACAACAGGGTCAGGGAAAAGTGAATTTCTGCAGACCTATATTTTATCATTGTCTGTTCATTTTCATCCCCATGAAGTTGCATTCCTGCTGATTGACTATAAAGGCGGAGGGATGGCGCAGCCGTTTAGAACATTACCGCATCTTCTAGGGACCATCACAAATATTGAAGGTAGCGTGAACTTTACGAATCGGGCACTTGCCTCGATCCGCAGTGAACTGAAGCGTCGTCAACGTCTTTTTGACCGCTATAACGTGACCCATATTAATGACTATACAGGATTAGTAAAGCTACAACTTGCTGAAGAACCTCTGCCGCATCTGTTTTTAATTTCGGATGAGTTTGCGGAGCTGAAAAATGAAGAACCTGATTTCATTCGTGAATTGGTGAGCGCGGCTCGTATCGGACGTAGCCTGGGAGTACATCTGATTTTGGCAACACAAAAGCCAGGCGGGGTCATAGATGATCAAATATGGAGTAATGCCCGCTTCAAAGTGGCATTAAAGGTTCAGGATGCAAACGACAGTAAGGAAATTCTTAAAAACGCCGATGCCGCATCCATCACTGTTACCGGCAGGGGCTACTTGCAAGTTGGCAACAATGAAGTTTACGACTTATTCCAATCAGCATGGAGTGGTGCTCCATATCAATCCGAGCACATTGGCGGGGAAGATGAAGTTGCAATTGTAACAGATTTAGGGTTGATCCCATTATCAAATATAGCCGCAAAAGAAAGTAAACAAAAAGGGCTTTCCGAAATCGAAGCAATCGTAGACAAAATTAAAGAAACCCAGGAAATGTACAACATCGAAAAGCTGAAAAGTCCTTGGCTGCCTCCACTTGCAGAACGATTGCACAAAAATGGCATTACATCAGAAATTCAGGAACATATTGCAATGGCCTTCGTCGATGAACCGGAAAAACAAAGTCAATTGCCATATTATTATCGCGTGATGGAAGACGGGAACTTAGGTATTTTTGGTTCAACGGGTTACGGCAAATCAACTACCGTGCTGACATTATTATTAAATATTGCGGAAAATTACAGTCCTGAGGAAGTCCATTATTACTTGATGGATTTTGGGAACGGTTCATTGCTGCCATTAAAACAACTTCCGCATACAGCTGATTTCTTCTTAATGGAAGAAGGGCGCAAAATGGATAAATTTATGCGAATGGTTCGAGATGAAATTGCAAGAAGAAAACAGCTGCTTCAGCAACTGGAAGTAGGCAATATTAAGCTTTATAACCGCATTGCAGATAATAAGCTGCCACTTATCTTTGTTGTTGTAGAAAATTTTGATTTCATTAAAGATGAAATGCCGGATATGGAAACATACTTCAACCAATTTGTCCGGGATGGACAGTCTTTAGGCATTTATATGATTTTCACGGCGACCCGTATTTCTTCGATTCGTCAAGCGGTCATGAACAACCTCAAGACGAAAATTGTCCATTATTTAATGGATCATAGTGAAGCCTATACAATCCTCGGGAAAACCGCTTTAGTACCTGAAGCAATACCGGGTCGGGCAATTATTAAAAAAGACGAAGCAAACTTCTCGCAACTTCTGTTGCCGGCAAACGGGGATAATGATTTCGAAGTAATTGAAGGTATTAAAGAAACTGTAAAGATATTAAAAGAAAAGTATAAGGATCATATTGGACCATCACCGATTCCAATGCTTCCAACTAATTTAACCGTGAAACAATTAGCTGAATACAGCGGATTAATGGGTCAGCAGCATTTATATCCGATAGGTCTGGATGAAGAATTTGTTCGACCTGTCGTAGTGAATTTCCTGACGAACAAGCACCTTCTGATTATGGGACAAGCCCAAAAAGGAAAAACAAATGTGCTTAAAGTATTGTTGACGAATGCAGTAGAGAACAACGTCCTGCATATCGGCGTTTTTGATTCGTTTGACAGAAGTCTGGCTATGTTTACCGACAATGAATCGATTTCGTATTTGGAATCTAAAGATGATGTGGAAGAATGGATAACGCAAATAGAAGGGCAGCTTTCAATACGTGAGATGACTTATGCCAATTCGGCGATAGCTGAGCGCAAAACGTTGCAGTTTACACCAATTTTGCTGGTTGTCGATGATTATGCCCGTTTCAATTCGGGCATTGATGCAAAATTGCAGGAACGGATTACAAAGTTGATGAAAAATGCTGGCTATTTAGGGTTCAACTTCATCGCATCAGGAAATTCTACAGATTTAACGAAGGGATACGATGTGTTAACTACGGAAGTGAAGCAAATTCGCCAGGCAGTTCTATTAATGAAAAAATCTGATCAAACATTGTACACGCTTCCTTATGACCGTAAAGAAGAAGAGATACAAGCAGGGTTTGGCTATTATGTCCTAAACAATAAAGAAACGAAAATCCAAATACCACTTTTTGATAGTGAAAGGAAGATCTATTCATGA
- a CDS encoding type VII secretion protein EssB, translating to MTDKKTSYLEKQLEAALKFEQDKIVLTFQREKIKLANELEITLLQENNPFIEKNITLTEDELIFTYKKEPNFMTFGKLRTLDERSRWMFASKVLRFIMLHQSNRLHLIVCPENILIDESLTAYFLHYGVKESIPPYERNKERLWAETKAIIAAAVQPKYKFDQYIQFSKSIELSPVAVKIMEAKDEQELLTIIQDQLQLLEKEAKKYTKIAKTKWNWVRYSLMGLLVVLLPLGIYTGYAALVIQPQQEAYVAVQAPYIQGNYSEIIDQLAQYDVEKMPNVIQYELSLAYIVNETLTEEQKENVLKTITLQTDPDYFKYWIYIGRGQAEEALTVARQLEDLDLIMLALLHYEESIKADRELDGEEREQLLDKVQTEINEVTKQLEELKEALESEDVNTDDGKDSVSKQEQEKAEEKNTVPESTNEAKAEKTAQPEKTKEEAGAE from the coding sequence ATGACAGATAAAAAAACATCCTATTTAGAAAAACAGTTAGAGGCGGCCCTCAAGTTTGAACAGGACAAGATTGTATTAACGTTTCAACGTGAAAAAATTAAATTAGCTAATGAACTGGAAATTACGTTATTGCAAGAAAACAATCCTTTCATTGAGAAAAACATCACGTTAACAGAAGATGAATTAATTTTTACATATAAAAAAGAACCGAACTTTATGACATTCGGTAAATTACGAACATTAGATGAAAGAAGTCGATGGATGTTTGCATCAAAGGTATTAAGGTTTATCATGCTACACCAGTCAAACCGGCTTCATCTCATTGTTTGTCCTGAAAATATTCTCATAGATGAAAGTTTGACCGCTTATTTTCTGCATTATGGAGTAAAAGAGAGTATCCCTCCTTATGAAAGAAATAAGGAACGACTTTGGGCTGAAACAAAAGCAATCATTGCCGCCGCGGTACAGCCAAAATATAAGTTTGACCAATATATTCAGTTCTCCAAGTCAATTGAATTAAGTCCGGTGGCAGTAAAAATAATGGAAGCGAAAGACGAACAAGAACTTTTGACCATCATCCAAGATCAGCTGCAGCTGCTGGAAAAAGAAGCGAAAAAATATACAAAAATTGCAAAAACAAAATGGAATTGGGTGAGGTATAGTCTGATGGGGCTTCTAGTAGTGTTATTGCCGTTAGGAATCTATACCGGATACGCAGCTCTCGTAATACAGCCGCAACAGGAAGCGTATGTAGCTGTACAAGCACCGTACATCCAAGGAAATTACAGTGAAATTATCGATCAGCTTGCACAGTATGACGTTGAAAAAATGCCTAACGTGATTCAGTACGAGTTATCGCTTGCCTACATTGTTAATGAAACTTTGACGGAAGAGCAAAAGGAAAACGTCTTAAAGACCATTACACTGCAAACAGATCCGGATTATTTTAAGTACTGGATTTACATTGGCAGGGGACAGGCAGAGGAAGCGTTAACGGTGGCGCGGCAATTGGAAGATTTAGATTTGATTATGCTTGCGCTGTTGCATTATGAAGAATCGATCAAGGCTGACCGAGAATTAGACGGCGAAGAGCGCGAACAGCTGCTTGACAAAGTTCAAACAGAAATAAACGAAGTGACAAAACAGCTTGAAGAATTAAAAGAAGCGCTGGAATCTGAAGATGTGAATACAGATGACGGAAAAGATTCCGTTTCAAAGCAAGAGCAGGAAAAAGCAGAAGAAAAAAATACAGTTCCTGAAAGTACGAACGAAGCAAAAGCGGAGAAGACTGCCCAGCCGGAAAAAACTAAGGAGGAAGCGGGAGCCGAATAA
- a CDS encoding ubiquitin produces the protein MYIEVSIDLKQYNGECFDLRLSNSYSVKELIEIVWQVKSIPYPPKEGFWVRNTNKQRVLSGNDLLVNSGITTGDRLEIL, from the coding sequence ATGTACATAGAAGTTTCAATAGATTTAAAACAGTATAACGGGGAGTGCTTCGATCTTCGTCTATCAAACTCCTATTCCGTCAAAGAGTTAATTGAAATCGTTTGGCAGGTAAAGTCGATTCCCTATCCACCGAAAGAAGGGTTCTGGGTACGAAATACAAATAAGCAACGAGTTTTATCCGGGAATGACCTCCTGGTGAACAGTGGCATTACAACAGGTGATCGATTAGAAATTTTGTAA
- a CDS encoding diguanylate cyclase yields MVIPMQELQMYQNFNELASDVLELAKEIMPDKLIYLSSFTENEQVILRLSNADSHILLSEGMAVKLNQTACNQIDFENNQPLIYEDISKETDFEELKKISGKININSYLGIPISLTNGEKFGTLCVVHHDAAHFDTKSISLLQKIAKIFSYYLMLEKLAYKDSLTGLYNREFLFAFFKEYSELGGTLFFLDLDGFKKINDLYGHDAGDQILKSVSSKIKKFIKHHVNVFAVRLGGDEFIINLPHISSKEETAKQAEILLEYLNTWDNEYQLSASLGIVHYTAEDTSALETILKHADKALYQAKLAGKNTYKFFEA; encoded by the coding sequence ATGGTGATACCAATGCAGGAATTACAGATGTATCAAAATTTTAATGAACTCGCCAGTGATGTATTAGAACTAGCTAAGGAAATTATGCCTGACAAACTGATTTATTTAAGTTCATTCACCGAGAATGAGCAAGTTATTCTTCGGCTTTCAAATGCAGATTCACATATTTTATTGTCTGAAGGAATGGCAGTAAAGCTTAATCAAACGGCTTGTAATCAAATTGATTTTGAAAATAATCAGCCGTTAATATATGAAGATATCAGTAAAGAAACGGATTTTGAAGAGCTGAAAAAAATAAGCGGAAAAATTAATATTAATTCCTATTTGGGTATCCCAATTTCCCTTACAAATGGGGAAAAGTTTGGCACATTATGTGTGGTACATCATGATGCTGCTCATTTTGATACAAAAAGCATCAGTTTGCTTCAAAAGATAGCGAAGATTTTTTCATATTATTTAATGTTGGAAAAACTGGCCTATAAAGATTCTTTGACAGGACTTTACAATAGAGAGTTTCTTTTCGCGTTTTTCAAGGAATATTCAGAATTAGGAGGGACTTTATTCTTTCTTGATTTGGATGGGTTTAAAAAAATAAATGATCTGTATGGCCATGATGCAGGGGATCAAATTTTAAAAAGTGTATCTTCTAAAATAAAAAAATTTATAAAACATCACGTAAATGTATTTGCAGTGAGGTTGGGAGGAGATGAATTTATTATAAATTTACCTCATATTTCTTCTAAAGAAGAAACTGCCAAACAGGCTGAAATACTTCTTGAGTATCTCAATACATGGGATAACGAATATCAACTTTCCGCAAGTCTTGGCATAGTCCATTATACGGCAGAAGATACGTCTGCCCTGGAAACAATCCTAAAACATGCGGACAAAGCTCTATATCAAGCAAAATTGGCGGGTAAGAACACTTATAAATTTTTTGAAGCTTAA